A window of Phycodurus eques isolate BA_2022a chromosome 5, UOR_Pequ_1.1, whole genome shotgun sequence contains these coding sequences:
- the ucmab gene encoding LOW QUALITY PROTEIN: unique cartilage matrix-associated protein (The sequence of the model RefSeq protein was modified relative to this genomic sequence to represent the inferred CDS: deleted 1 base in 1 codon) has translation MLAASVDYAFFGTETGLKQTVATAGDHGLNERWIPSVVGRSRGRPRKTFGSRVQDETEARLDCYDTEQRQVLAADKRRREFHEEKRNEFESYAEEVDDEQNESERSRESMEQWREFHYDGMNKPPPLYEYNLHTI, from the exons ATGTTGGCAGCCAGCGTGGACTACGCATTTTTCGGCACAGAGACCGGCTTAAAacagaccgtggccacggcggGGGATCACGGTTTAA ATGAGCGCTGGATTCCATCAGTCGTCGGCCGGTCCCGGGGAAGGCCTCGCAAGACCTTCGGGAGTCGGGTCCAGGACGAGACCGAGGCTCGCCTCGACTGTTACGACA CCGAGCAAAGACAAGTTCTGGCCGCAGACAAGCGCAGGCGAGAGTTCCACGAGGAGAAGAGGAACGAGTTTGAGAGCTACGCAGAAGAGGTGGACGATG AACAAAACGAGAGCGAGAGGAGCCGCGAGAGCATGGAGCAGTGGCGAGAGTTCCACTACGACGGGAtgaacaaaccc ccccccctttatgaGTACAACCTGCACACCATCTGA
- the camk1db gene encoding calcium/calmodulin-dependent protein kinase 1Db isoform X4: MAKENGDGSWKKHVDDIKSVFDFKEVLGTGAFSEVVMAREKATGKMVAIKCIPKKALKGKETSLENEIAVLRKIKHENIVALEDIYESSNHLYLIMQLVSGGELFDRIVEKGFYTEMDASRLIRQVLDAVNYLHSMGIVHRDLKPENLLYFSPHDESKIMISDFGLSKMEGTGDVMATACGTPGYVAPEVLAQKPYSKAVDCWSIGVIAYILLCGYPPFYDENDSKLFEQILKADYEFDAPYWDDISDSAKDFISRLMEKDPEKRFTCDQALEHPWIAGGTALCKNIHESVSRQMRKNFAKSKWRQAFNATAVIRHMRRLQLGTSFGSSIHSGGAASDSSGRAPTKSQSVDCAPLTIHECPPMAPPAPSVKAFNRDSEEAPSAAEPVVPRPSTVTVIHTGTK; the protein is encoded by the exons ATGGCGAAAGAGAACGGCGACGGATCGTGGAAGAAACACGTCGACGACATCAAGAGTGTGTTCGACTTCAAAGAAGTGCTCGGAAC CGGCGCGTTCTCCGAGGTGGTGATGGCGCGCGAGAAGGCCACGGGCAAGATGGTCGCCATCAAGTGCATCCCCAAAAAAGCCCTAAAAGGGAAGGAGACGAGTCTGGAGAACGAGATCGCCGTGCTGAGGAA GATAAAGCATGAGAATATTGTGGCTCTGGAGGACATTTACGAGAGCTCCAACCACCTGTACCTCATAATGCAGCT GGTGTCCGGCGGTGAACTCTTTGACCGCATCGTGGAGAAGGGCTTCTACACGGAGATGGATGCCAGTCGGCTCATCCGACAAGTTTTGGATGCCGTTAACTATCTCCACTCCATGGGCATAGTGCACAGAGACTTAAAG CCAGAGAACCTTCTCTACTTTAGTCCGCACGACGAGTCGAAGATCATGATCAGCGACTTTGGCCTGTCCAAGATGGAGGGGACCGGCGACGTGATGGCCACCGCCTGCGGAACTCCGGGATACGTGG CACCTGAGGTGTTGGCGCAGAAGCCCTACAGTAAAGCCGTGGACTGCTGGTCTATCGGGGTCATCGCTTACATTCT GCTCTGCGGCTACCCGCCGTTCTACGACGAGAACGACTCCAAACTCTTTGAGCAGATCCTCAAGGCCGACTACGAGTTTGACGCGCCGTACTGGGACGACATATCGGATTCTG CCAAAGACTTCATCAGCCGTCTCATGGAAAAGGATCCCGAGAAGAGGTTCACGTGCGACCAGGCTCTGGAGCACCCCTG GATCGCCGGAGGCACGGCGCTCTGCAAGAACATTCACGAGTCCGTCAGTCGGCAGATGCgcaaaaactttgccaaaagcAAATGGAGG caagcctTCAACGCCACGGCGGTGATCCGCCACATGCGGCGCTTGCAGCTGGGCACCAGCTTCGGCAGCAGCATCCACAGCGGCGGCGCCGCCTCCGACTCGTCCGGCAGAGCGCCGACCAAGAGTCAGTCGGTGGACTGCGCCCCGCTCACCATCcacgaat GTCCGCCAATGGCCCCCCCGGCACCCTCCGTCAAAGCGTTCAATCGGGACTCGGAGGAGGCGCCGTCGGCGGCCGAGCCGGTCGTGCCCCGCCCCTCCACCGTCACGGTCATCCACACGGGGACTAAATGA
- the camk1db gene encoding calcium/calmodulin-dependent protein kinase 1Db isoform X1, with the protein MAKENGDGSWKKHVDDIKSVFDFKEVLGTGAFSEVVMAREKATGKMVAIKCIPKKALKGKETSLENEIAVLRKVSGGELFDRIVEKGFYTEMDASRLIRQVLDAVNYLHSMGIVHRDLKPENLLYFSPHDESKIMISDFGLSKMEGTGDVMATACGTPGYVAPEVLAQKPYSKAVDCWSIGVIAYILLCGYPPFYDENDSKLFEQILKADYEFDAPYWDDISDSAKDFISRLMEKDPEKRFTCDQALEHPWIAGGTALCKNIHESVSRQMRKNFAKSKWRQAFNATAVIRHMRRLQLGTSFGSSIHSGGAASDSSGRAPTKSQSVDCAPLTIHECPPMAPPAPSVKAFNRDSEEAPSAAEPVVPRPSTVTVIHTGTK; encoded by the exons ATGGCGAAAGAGAACGGCGACGGATCGTGGAAGAAACACGTCGACGACATCAAGAGTGTGTTCGACTTCAAAGAAGTGCTCGGAAC CGGCGCGTTCTCCGAGGTGGTGATGGCGCGCGAGAAGGCCACGGGCAAGATGGTCGCCATCAAGTGCATCCCCAAAAAAGCCCTAAAAGGGAAGGAGACGAGTCTGGAGAACGAGATCGCCGTGCTGAGGAA GGTGTCCGGCGGTGAACTCTTTGACCGCATCGTGGAGAAGGGCTTCTACACGGAGATGGATGCCAGTCGGCTCATCCGACAAGTTTTGGATGCCGTTAACTATCTCCACTCCATGGGCATAGTGCACAGAGACTTAAAG CCAGAGAACCTTCTCTACTTTAGTCCGCACGACGAGTCGAAGATCATGATCAGCGACTTTGGCCTGTCCAAGATGGAGGGGACCGGCGACGTGATGGCCACCGCCTGCGGAACTCCGGGATACGTGG CACCTGAGGTGTTGGCGCAGAAGCCCTACAGTAAAGCCGTGGACTGCTGGTCTATCGGGGTCATCGCTTACATTCT GCTCTGCGGCTACCCGCCGTTCTACGACGAGAACGACTCCAAACTCTTTGAGCAGATCCTCAAGGCCGACTACGAGTTTGACGCGCCGTACTGGGACGACATATCGGATTCTG CCAAAGACTTCATCAGCCGTCTCATGGAAAAGGATCCCGAGAAGAGGTTCACGTGCGACCAGGCTCTGGAGCACCCCTG GATCGCCGGAGGCACGGCGCTCTGCAAGAACATTCACGAGTCCGTCAGTCGGCAGATGCgcaaaaactttgccaaaagcAAATGGAGG caagcctTCAACGCCACGGCGGTGATCCGCCACATGCGGCGCTTGCAGCTGGGCACCAGCTTCGGCAGCAGCATCCACAGCGGCGGCGCCGCCTCCGACTCGTCCGGCAGAGCGCCGACCAAGAGTCAGTCGGTGGACTGCGCCCCGCTCACCATCcacgaat GTCCGCCAATGGCCCCCCCGGCACCCTCCGTCAAAGCGTTCAATCGGGACTCGGAGGAGGCGCCGTCGGCGGCCGAGCCGGTCGTGCCCCGCCCCTCCACCGTCACGGTCATCCACACGGGGACTAAATGA
- the camk1db gene encoding calcium/calmodulin-dependent protein kinase 1Db isoform X3 has translation MPCGAAASCVDSLTANVPDVGHVERRVLRGGDGAREGHGQDGRHQVHPQKSPKREGDESGERDRRAEEPENLLYFSPHDESKIMISDFGLSKMEGTGDVMATACGTPGYVAPEVLAQKPYSKAVDCWSIGVIAYILLCGYPPFYDENDSKLFEQILKADYEFDAPYWDDISDSAKDFISRLMEKDPEKRFTCDQALEHPWIAGGTALCKNIHESVSRQMRKNFAKSKWRQAFNATAVIRHMRRLQLGTSFGSSIHSGGAASDSSGRAPTKSQSVDCAPLTIHECPPMAPPAPSVKAFNRDSEEAPSAAEPVVPRPSTVTVIHTGTK, from the exons ATGCCGTGTGGCGCGGCGGCATCCTGCGTCGACTCGCTTACTGCCAATGTACCTGATGTCGGACACGTTGAG CGGCGCGTTCTCCGAGGTGGTGATGGCGCGCGAGAAGGCCACGGGCAAGATGGTCGCCATCAAGTGCATCCCCAAAAAAGCCCTAAAAGGGAAGGAGACGAGTCTGGAGAACGAGATCGCCGTGCTGAGGAA CCAGAGAACCTTCTCTACTTTAGTCCGCACGACGAGTCGAAGATCATGATCAGCGACTTTGGCCTGTCCAAGATGGAGGGGACCGGCGACGTGATGGCCACCGCCTGCGGAACTCCGGGATACGTGG CACCTGAGGTGTTGGCGCAGAAGCCCTACAGTAAAGCCGTGGACTGCTGGTCTATCGGGGTCATCGCTTACATTCT GCTCTGCGGCTACCCGCCGTTCTACGACGAGAACGACTCCAAACTCTTTGAGCAGATCCTCAAGGCCGACTACGAGTTTGACGCGCCGTACTGGGACGACATATCGGATTCTG CCAAAGACTTCATCAGCCGTCTCATGGAAAAGGATCCCGAGAAGAGGTTCACGTGCGACCAGGCTCTGGAGCACCCCTG GATCGCCGGAGGCACGGCGCTCTGCAAGAACATTCACGAGTCCGTCAGTCGGCAGATGCgcaaaaactttgccaaaagcAAATGGAGG caagcctTCAACGCCACGGCGGTGATCCGCCACATGCGGCGCTTGCAGCTGGGCACCAGCTTCGGCAGCAGCATCCACAGCGGCGGCGCCGCCTCCGACTCGTCCGGCAGAGCGCCGACCAAGAGTCAGTCGGTGGACTGCGCCCCGCTCACCATCcacgaat GTCCGCCAATGGCCCCCCCGGCACCCTCCGTCAAAGCGTTCAATCGGGACTCGGAGGAGGCGCCGTCGGCGGCCGAGCCGGTCGTGCCCCGCCCCTCCACCGTCACGGTCATCCACACGGGGACTAAATGA
- the camk1db gene encoding calcium/calmodulin-dependent protein kinase 1Db isoform X2 has product MAKENGDGSWKKHVDDIKSVFDFKEVLGTGAFSEVVMAREKATGKMVAIKCIPKKALKGKETSLENEIAVLRKIKHENIVALEDIYESSNHLYLIMQLVSGGELFDRIVEKGFYTEMDASRLIRQVLDAVNYLHSMGIVHRDLKPENLLYFSPHDESKIMISDFGLSKMEGTGDVMATACGTPGYVAPEVLAQKPYSKAVDCWSIGVIAYILLCGYPPFYDENDSKLFEQILKADYEFDAPYWDDISDSAKDFISRLMEKDPEKRFTCDQALEHPWIAGGTALCKNIHESVSRQMRKNFAKSKWRQAFNATAVIRHMRRLQLGTSFGSSIHSGGAASDSSGRAPTKSQSVDCAPLTIHEF; this is encoded by the exons ATGGCGAAAGAGAACGGCGACGGATCGTGGAAGAAACACGTCGACGACATCAAGAGTGTGTTCGACTTCAAAGAAGTGCTCGGAAC CGGCGCGTTCTCCGAGGTGGTGATGGCGCGCGAGAAGGCCACGGGCAAGATGGTCGCCATCAAGTGCATCCCCAAAAAAGCCCTAAAAGGGAAGGAGACGAGTCTGGAGAACGAGATCGCCGTGCTGAGGAA GATAAAGCATGAGAATATTGTGGCTCTGGAGGACATTTACGAGAGCTCCAACCACCTGTACCTCATAATGCAGCT GGTGTCCGGCGGTGAACTCTTTGACCGCATCGTGGAGAAGGGCTTCTACACGGAGATGGATGCCAGTCGGCTCATCCGACAAGTTTTGGATGCCGTTAACTATCTCCACTCCATGGGCATAGTGCACAGAGACTTAAAG CCAGAGAACCTTCTCTACTTTAGTCCGCACGACGAGTCGAAGATCATGATCAGCGACTTTGGCCTGTCCAAGATGGAGGGGACCGGCGACGTGATGGCCACCGCCTGCGGAACTCCGGGATACGTGG CACCTGAGGTGTTGGCGCAGAAGCCCTACAGTAAAGCCGTGGACTGCTGGTCTATCGGGGTCATCGCTTACATTCT GCTCTGCGGCTACCCGCCGTTCTACGACGAGAACGACTCCAAACTCTTTGAGCAGATCCTCAAGGCCGACTACGAGTTTGACGCGCCGTACTGGGACGACATATCGGATTCTG CCAAAGACTTCATCAGCCGTCTCATGGAAAAGGATCCCGAGAAGAGGTTCACGTGCGACCAGGCTCTGGAGCACCCCTG GATCGCCGGAGGCACGGCGCTCTGCAAGAACATTCACGAGTCCGTCAGTCGGCAGATGCgcaaaaactttgccaaaagcAAATGGAGG caagcctTCAACGCCACGGCGGTGATCCGCCACATGCGGCGCTTGCAGCTGGGCACCAGCTTCGGCAGCAGCATCCACAGCGGCGGCGCCGCCTCCGACTCGTCCGGCAGAGCGCCGACCAAGAGTCAGTCGGTGGACTGCGCCCCGCTCACCATCcacgaat tttga